The following proteins are co-located in the Nitrospirota bacterium genome:
- a CDS encoding radical SAM protein, translating into MQTIKQVMDFLQYRDTTLAQRLCSDDFLPRASRFDQLPDLEWSFGNIGANDKARFLATRYVEDVGDLIKDAVTPFFGFSRYAEKLGISAHSFAPLEAALHQPANIIETWLLELLKDHVENYRPDVVGITIPFPGNLYAALKCGQFIKKHFQDIKIIAGGGYVNTELRALSEPALFNYVDFITLDDGELPCLNILRFLQGERKAEDLKRTFIRNEDKVRYINNDSEKDPSPAETGCPDYSDLPLDDYLSLIEIANPMHRLWSDGQWNKLTLAHGCYWHQCSFCDTTLDYIKRYESASAGALVDRIERVMAQTGQSGFHFVDEAAPPAVLGELALELLRRKISISWWVNIRFEHAFTGDLCRLLAASGCIAATGGLEAASDRLLKLMNKGVTIRQAAQVCRNFSEAGVMVHAYLMYGFPTQTEQETIDALEIVRQFFHEGLIQSAFWHMFTATIHSDVGRHPEKYQCRIIAHPAGSFANNDLLHEDRIGCDPHGYAQGLNKAMYNFMHGIGTDLSVKAWFDFHVPASSIKKNQVKQVINESAAVDSKRLKARLLWLGNKPQYLQSDSTKGGKQARKATLLFHMKRETVSLVTTAETGKWLDTIFERFIIQNSELISLEELRENYEKQFSSPFGSFLISDEWKTLRAKGLLLI; encoded by the coding sequence TTGCAAACCATCAAGCAGGTCATGGATTTTCTGCAGTACCGGGACACGACGCTTGCCCAACGGCTCTGCAGCGACGATTTTTTACCAAGGGCGTCACGATTTGATCAATTGCCCGACCTGGAATGGTCGTTCGGAAACATCGGCGCGAATGATAAGGCCCGGTTCCTTGCAACGCGGTATGTTGAGGACGTCGGCGATCTGATAAAGGATGCAGTGACACCCTTTTTCGGCTTTAGCCGTTATGCGGAAAAGCTTGGAATATCGGCGCATTCTTTTGCTCCGCTCGAGGCCGCTTTACACCAGCCCGCGAATATCATTGAGACCTGGCTGCTTGAATTGCTGAAGGACCATGTCGAAAATTATAGGCCCGATGTCGTCGGGATAACCATCCCCTTTCCCGGCAATCTCTATGCCGCGTTGAAATGCGGCCAATTCATTAAAAAACATTTTCAAGACATCAAGATCATTGCGGGCGGCGGATATGTTAATACAGAGCTTCGCGCTTTATCAGAACCTGCTCTCTTTAACTACGTGGATTTTATTACCCTGGACGATGGCGAACTTCCCTGTTTAAACATTTTAAGATTTCTTCAAGGAGAAAGAAAGGCAGAAGATCTCAAAAGAACGTTTATCCGTAATGAAGATAAGGTGAGATATATAAATAATGACAGTGAAAAAGACCCTTCCCCCGCAGAGACCGGATGCCCGGATTATTCCGATCTTCCCCTGGATGACTATCTTTCTCTCATAGAAATTGCCAATCCCATGCACCGTCTCTGGTCCGATGGACAATGGAACAAGCTTACCCTCGCGCATGGCTGTTACTGGCATCAGTGTTCATTCTGCGATACCACGCTCGATTATATAAAACGCTATGAAAGTGCTTCGGCCGGCGCGCTGGTTGACAGGATCGAGCGCGTGATGGCTCAGACAGGGCAAAGCGGTTTTCATTTTGTCGATGAGGCGGCGCCACCCGCTGTCCTGGGAGAATTGGCCCTGGAACTGCTGAGAAGGAAAATCAGCATTTCCTGGTGGGTAAATATCCGCTTCGAACATGCTTTTACCGGGGACCTCTGCAGGCTCCTGGCGGCATCGGGCTGCATTGCGGCAACCGGAGGTCTGGAAGCGGCCTCGGACAGACTTTTAAAGTTGATGAATAAAGGCGTGACCATTCGTCAGGCCGCTCAGGTCTGCCGCAATTTCAGCGAGGCAGGCGTCATGGTGCACGCGTATCTGATGTACGGTTTTCCCACGCAAACCGAACAGGAAACCATCGACGCCCTGGAGATCGTACGGCAGTTCTTTCACGAGGGGCTGATACAATCCGCGTTCTGGCATATGTTTACCGCGACAATTCACAGCGACGTCGGAAGACATCCGGAAAAATATCAATGCAGGATCATTGCACATCCTGCCGGGAGCTTTGCCAACAATGATCTCCTCCACGAAGATCGTATTGGCTGCGATCCACACGGGTATGCGCAAGGCCTGAACAAAGCGATGTACAACTTTATGCATGGCATCGGTACGGACCTATCAGTCAAAGCGTGGTTCGATTTTCACGTTCCCGCGAGTTCAATCAAAAAAAATCAGGTGAAGCAGGTGATCAATGAATCCGCCGCGGTTGACAGCAAAAGATTGAAAGCCAGGCTCCTGTGGCTGGGGAATAAACCGCAATATTTGCAGAGCGATTCGACGAAGGGCGGGAAACAGGCAAGAAAGGCCACGCTTCTTTTTCATATGAAAAGAGAAACAGTGTCGTTGGTCACCACTGCCGAGACGGGGAAATGGCTGGATACGATTTTTGAAAGATTTATCATCCAGAATTCAGAATTAATATCGCTCGAAGAATTAAGAGAAAATTATGAGAAGCAATTTTCTTCTCCGTTTGGATCTTTTCTGATATCCGATGAATGGAAAACCTTGAGGGCAAAAGGATTATTGTTGATCTAA
- a CDS encoding nucleoside:proton symporter — MLFQSLLGLVVFTGIAWIISENRKDVKYATALIGVVVQLCIAGILLYVPLFKKFFLLLNNLVLSLESATRAGTSFVFGYIGGGTPPFMLQDPGANFILAFQALPLVLVIGALSALLFYWRIMPFVVKGFSFILQKTMNIGGALGLGASTTIFLGMVEAPLVIKPYLKNMTRSELFSLMTVGMACIAGTVMVLYATILKGVIPDPIGHILVASFIHVAAAITIARIMVPETGEETSGNFIPQRTATSSMDAVVKGTLDGLHLLLNIVAMLVVMVALVYLANQLIGLFPDAGNQPLTLQRILGYVMAPIVWLFGIPWSQAQTAGYLMGTKTILNELLAFLEMARLPAEALDPRSRLIMTYALSSFANFGSLGILIGGLGSLAPERRDEVVALGLKALVAGTLATCMTGAVIGIFS, encoded by the coding sequence ATGCTTTTTCAATCATTGCTCGGTCTCGTGGTATTCACGGGGATCGCCTGGATTATCAGCGAGAACAGAAAAGACGTCAAGTACGCCACGGCGTTGATTGGCGTCGTGGTCCAGCTCTGCATCGCGGGCATCCTGCTGTATGTCCCTTTGTTCAAGAAGTTCTTCCTGCTTCTGAACAACCTTGTCCTGTCGCTTGAGTCTGCGACCAGGGCGGGTACCTCCTTCGTGTTCGGATACATCGGCGGCGGGACGCCGCCCTTCATGCTGCAGGACCCGGGAGCGAACTTTATTCTTGCGTTCCAGGCCCTTCCGCTCGTGCTCGTGATCGGCGCTCTCTCCGCCCTTCTCTTTTACTGGAGGATCATGCCTTTTGTCGTGAAGGGTTTTTCCTTCATTCTCCAAAAAACCATGAATATCGGCGGCGCGCTCGGTCTTGGCGCTTCAACCACGATCTTTCTCGGCATGGTGGAGGCGCCCCTCGTTATCAAGCCCTATCTCAAAAACATGACCAGAAGTGAGCTCTTCTCGCTGATGACCGTGGGCATGGCATGCATTGCCGGGACCGTGATGGTGCTCTACGCGACAATTCTGAAGGGCGTGATCCCCGATCCCATCGGCCACATCCTGGTCGCGTCCTTCATTCACGTGGCCGCGGCAATCACAATCGCCCGCATCATGGTCCCGGAAACCGGGGAAGAGACCTCCGGAAACTTCATCCCCCAGCGGACAGCGACAAGTTCCATGGACGCCGTGGTTAAGGGGACCCTTGACGGCCTCCACCTCCTCCTGAACATCGTTGCCATGCTCGTCGTCATGGTGGCCCTGGTATACCTCGCAAACCAGCTCATCGGCCTTTTCCCGGACGCGGGAAACCAACCGCTCACCCTCCAGAGAATACTCGGCTATGTCATGGCGCCGATCGTGTGGCTCTTCGGCATTCCCTGGTCCCAGGCGCAGACCGCGGGCTACCTCATGGGCACCAAAACAATCCTGAACGAGCTGCTGGCCTTCCTCGAAATGGCCAGGCTCCCTGCAGAGGCGCTTGATCCGCGGAGCAGACTGATCATGACCTATGCACTGAGCAGCTTTGCCAACTTCGGCAGTCTCGGCATCCTGATCGGCGGCCTCGGGAGCCTTGCGCCGGAGCGGCGGGACGAGGTTGTGGCGCTCGGTTTGAAAGCGCTCGTTGCCGGAACCCTCGCGACCTGCATGACGGGCGCGGTCATCGGGATATTCTCATAA